One region of Roseovarius faecimaris genomic DNA includes:
- a CDS encoding ABC transporter ATP-binding protein gives MSLLEVNNLGIAFRQDGQTVACVHGISFTVDRGETVALVGESGSGKSVTALSTVSLLGANAEVQGSVKYDGQEMVGADERLLRKVRGNDISFIFQEPMTSLNPLHTLEKQIRESLELHQGLTGDAARERIIELLTKVGIRDPESRLTALPHQLSGGQRQRVMIAMALANKPDILIADEPTTALDVTIEAQILELLAELKRRENMGLLFITHDLGVVERIADKVCVMKDGMIVETGPTKEIFANPQHPYTQKLLAAAPSGAPEPVPQKAKTLIETQNLKVWFPIQRGFLKRTVGHVKAVNDATITVRAGETLGIVGESGSGKTTLALAIMRLIGSEGGLRFDGEDVHGWSTRALRRRRADMQIVFQDPFGSLSPRMTCEQIIAEGLGVHGDRGDGRPRRDLVAEVMREVELDPAMMHRYPHEFSGGQRQRIAIARAMILRPKMVVLDEPTSALDMTVQVQIVDLLRALQKKYGLAYLFISHDLKVVRAMSHKMIVMKQGDIVEAGTAQDVFERPRTEYTRTLLSAALDTGR, from the coding sequence ATGAGCCTGCTGGAGGTCAACAACCTTGGCATCGCGTTCCGCCAGGACGGGCAGACCGTGGCCTGCGTTCACGGGATCAGCTTTACCGTGGACCGGGGCGAGACGGTGGCGCTGGTGGGTGAAAGCGGCTCGGGCAAGTCGGTGACGGCGCTTTCCACCGTGTCCCTGCTTGGGGCGAATGCGGAGGTGCAGGGCTCGGTCAAATATGACGGGCAGGAGATGGTCGGCGCCGATGAGAGGCTGCTGCGCAAGGTGCGGGGCAACGATATCAGCTTCATCTTTCAGGAGCCGATGACCTCGCTCAACCCGCTGCACACGCTGGAAAAGCAGATCAGGGAGAGCCTGGAGCTGCATCAGGGGCTGACCGGGGACGCCGCCCGCGAGCGGATCATCGAATTGTTGACCAAGGTGGGCATCCGCGACCCTGAAAGCCGGCTGACTGCGCTGCCGCATCAGTTGAGCGGCGGGCAGCGGCAGCGGGTGATGATCGCCATGGCGCTGGCCAACAAGCCCGACATCCTGATCGCGGACGAGCCGACCACGGCGCTGGATGTGACGATCGAGGCGCAGATCCTGGAGCTGCTGGCGGAGTTGAAGCGCCGCGAGAATATGGGGCTTCTTTTCATCACCCATGATCTGGGCGTGGTGGAACGGATCGCCGACAAGGTCTGTGTGATGAAGGACGGGATGATCGTCGAGACGGGCCCGACGAAGGAGATCTTTGCCAATCCGCAGCATCCCTATACGCAAAAGCTGTTGGCCGCAGCACCGTCGGGTGCGCCGGAGCCGGTGCCGCAGAAGGCGAAAACGCTGATCGAGACGCAGAACCTGAAGGTCTGGTTTCCGATCCAGCGCGGGTTCCTCAAGCGGACGGTGGGCCATGTGAAGGCCGTCAATGACGCGACGATCACCGTGCGCGCAGGCGAGACGCTGGGCATCGTGGGCGAGAGCGGGTCCGGCAAGACGACGCTGGCGCTGGCGATCATGCGGCTGATCGGCTCGGAGGGCGGTCTGCGATTTGATGGCGAGGATGTGCATGGCTGGTCCACACGCGCGCTGCGCCGCCGCCGGGCGGATATGCAGATTGTGTTTCAGGACCCGTTCGGGAGCCTCTCCCCGCGCATGACCTGCGAGCAGATCATTGCAGAGGGGCTCGGCGTGCATGGCGACCGGGGCGACGGGCGGCCCAGGCGCGATCTGGTGGCCGAGGTGATGCGCGAGGTGGAGCTGGACCCCGCGATGATGCACCGTTATCCGCATGAGTTTTCAGGCGGGCAGAGGCAGCGGATCGCGATTGCGAGGGCAATGATCCTGCGGCCCAAGATGGTGGTGCTGGATGAGCCGACAAGCGCGCTGGATATGACGGTGCAGGTGCAGATCGTGGACCTGTTGCGCGCATTGCAGAAGAAATACGGGCTGGCCTATCTGTTCATCAGTCATGATCTGAAGGTGGTACGGGCGATGAGCCACAAGATGATCGTGATGAAGCAGGGCGATATCGTGGAGGCGGGCACGGCGCAGGATGTGTTCGAACGGCCCCGCACGGAATATACGCGGACCTTGCTGAGTGCGGCGCTGGATACGGGGCGGTGA
- a CDS encoding ABC transporter permease: MALSPLNQRRWRNFKRNRRAYWSLWIFAVLFGVALCAEFVANDKPILVKYQGEFYMPIMKFYPETAFGGDFETEAVYRDPEVRCLIASGGLEDCFDDPEGILEDAEDGVVNGETINKGWALWPIIPYSYDTSVDRPGAAPLPPDGQNLLGTDDTKRDVLARVIYGFRLSVMFTLIVTAACTVIGIFAGALQGYFGGLLDLLFQRIIEIWSSTPQLYVIIILFAILPRSFWLLAGIVIFFGWISFVGVVRAEFLRARNLEYVRAAKALGVSNLTIMFRHMLPNAMVATLTMMPFVITSMISLLAGLDFLGFGLPSTEPSLGELTLQAKQNLQAPWLAFTAFFAFAIMLSLLVFIFEGVRDAFDPRKTFS; this comes from the coding sequence ATGGCACTGTCTCCGCTCAACCAGCGCCGCTGGCGCAATTTCAAGCGCAACCGCCGCGCCTATTGGTCCTTGTGGATCTTCGCGGTGCTGTTCGGCGTCGCACTTTGTGCCGAGTTCGTGGCCAATGACAAGCCGATCCTGGTGAAGTACCAGGGCGAATTTTACATGCCGATCATGAAATTCTATCCCGAGACGGCCTTTGGCGGGGATTTCGAGACCGAGGCCGTGTACCGGGACCCGGAGGTGCGGTGCCTGATTGCCTCGGGTGGGCTGGAAGACTGTTTTGACGACCCGGAGGGCATTCTGGAAGATGCAGAGGATGGCGTGGTCAATGGCGAGACGATCAACAAGGGCTGGGCGCTGTGGCCGATCATCCCCTATAGCTATGACACCTCTGTGGACCGCCCCGGGGCGGCCCCGCTGCCCCCCGACGGCCAGAACCTGCTGGGCACGGATGACACCAAGCGCGATGTGCTGGCGCGGGTCATCTATGGCTTCCGGCTGTCGGTGATGTTCACGCTGATCGTGACGGCGGCCTGCACGGTGATCGGGATTTTCGCCGGGGCGCTGCAGGGGTATTTCGGCGGGCTGCTGGATCTGCTGTTCCAGCGGATCATCGAGATCTGGTCCTCGACGCCGCAGCTTTATGTGATCATCATCCTTTTCGCGATCCTGCCGCGAAGTTTCTGGCTTCTGGCGGGGATCGTGATTTTCTTTGGCTGGATTTCCTTTGTCGGCGTTGTACGGGCCGAGTTCCTGCGGGCGCGGAACCTGGAATATGTGCGCGCCGCGAAGGCGCTGGGGGTGAGCAACCTGACGATCATGTTCCGCCATATGCTGCCCAATGCGATGGTGGCGACGCTGACGATGATGCCCTTTGTCATCACCTCGATGATCAGCCTGCTGGCGGGGTTGGATTTTCTCGGCTTCGGGCTGCCTTCGACAGAGCCGTCGCTGGGCGAGCTGACATTGCAGGCCAAGCAGAACCTGCAGGCGCCCTGGCTGGCCTTTACCGCGTTTTTCGCCTTTGCCATCATGCTGTCGCTGCTTGTCTTCATCTTCGAAGGCGTGCGGGATGCGTTTGACCCCAGGAAGACGTTTTCATGA
- a CDS encoding microcin C ABC transporter permease YejB, with protein sequence MGAYILRRLMLILPTLFGILVINFALVQFLPGGPVEQMIANMQGQGDVFESFSGSGNDSGQELAAEVDSRYMGARGLPPELIKELEEQFGLDKPPLERFLNMLWNYARFDFGESYFRKIEVTELVLEKMPVSISLGLWSTLIAYLISIPLGIRKAVQDGTSFDSWTSGIIIAAYAIPAFLFAILLVVLFAGGSYWQIFPLRGLTSDNWEQLTLFGKITDYLWHITLPVVASSISAFTFLTLLTKNSFLDEIKKHYVMTARAKGLSEGRVLYGHVFRNGMLIVIAGFPAAFMGVFFGSSLLIETIFSLDGLGRLGFEAALSRDYPVMFGTLFLFGLIGLVVNILSDLMYVLVDPRIDFERREG encoded by the coding sequence GTGGGGGCCTATATCCTGCGGCGGCTGATGCTGATCCTCCCGACGCTGTTCGGGATTCTGGTGATCAATTTTGCCCTGGTGCAGTTCCTTCCGGGCGGGCCGGTGGAGCAGATGATCGCCAATATGCAGGGGCAGGGCGATGTGTTCGAAAGCTTCTCGGGGTCTGGCAACGATAGCGGGCAGGAGCTCGCGGCGGAGGTCGATAGCCGCTATATGGGCGCGCGGGGCCTGCCACCGGAGCTGATCAAGGAGCTGGAAGAGCAGTTTGGCCTCGACAAGCCGCCGCTGGAGCGGTTCCTCAACATGCTGTGGAATTACGCGCGGTTCGACTTTGGCGAGAGCTATTTCCGCAAGATCGAGGTGACCGAGCTGGTGCTGGAGAAGATGCCGGTGAGTATCTCGCTGGGGCTGTGGTCGACGCTGATTGCATATCTCATCTCGATCCCGCTGGGCATTCGCAAGGCGGTGCAAGACGGGACCTCCTTTGACAGCTGGACCTCGGGTATCATCATCGCGGCCTATGCGATCCCGGCCTTTCTGTTTGCGATCCTTCTGGTGGTGCTCTTTGCCGGGGGCAGCTATTGGCAGATTTTCCCGCTGAGGGGTCTGACCTCGGACAATTGGGAGCAATTGACGCTCTTTGGCAAGATCACCGATTATCTGTGGCACATCACGCTGCCGGTGGTGGCGTCGAGCATTTCGGCCTTCACCTTTCTGACGCTGCTCACGAAGAACAGTTTCCTCGACGAGATCAAGAAGCATTATGTGATGACCGCGCGGGCCAAGGGGCTGAGTGAAGGGCGGGTGCTTTATGGCCATGTCTTCCGCAACGGGATGCTGATCGTGATCGCGGGCTTTCCGGCGGCCTTCATGGGGGTGTTTTTTGGCAGCTCGCTTCTGATCGAGACGATCTTCTCTCTGGACGGGCTGGGGCGGCTGGGTTTTGAGGCAGCGCTGAGCCGGGATTATCCGGTGATGTTCGGCACGCTGTTCCTCTTTGGGCTTATCGGCCTTGTGGTCAATATCCTGAGCGACCTGATGTATGTGCTGGTCGATCCGCGCATCGATTTCGAGCGGCGGGAGGGGTGA
- a CDS encoding extracellular solute-binding protein — MIDTRRRAQSRADAKTNPIPRIAALVTLSLAALWASLALAQDKIIKSHGYSYFGDLTYPADYTHFDYVNPDAPKGGEIALYAPGTFDSMNPYSRKGRAGRYSWMVYESLLGEMPASGGGVPADVYGEGYGLLAESLEYDEGKTWVIFNMRPEAKFADGTPVTAHDVVFSHNLFLEQGLKSYAEAVKRRVLSAEALDDHRVKFTFAEGISRRSLIDQVGGTPVFPKKWYEETGARLDEPRLDAAVGSGPYQVYSVDVNRRIVYERNPDYWGWHLPINKGRHNFDMIRIEYFADDSAAFEAFKAGEYTFRAESNSKQWATGYDFPALKDGWVVKKALPDGTPPTPTGIVFNLGRETLKDVRVRKALALAYNFEWTNESLQFGLFKQRHSFVQDSPLEAKGVPEGAELELLKSLGDVIPPEMLSEEAVMAHSSKPERLNDRRNLRKAMKLLDEAGWTVGDDGLRRNAAGEVLTIDFPIISSGAATLGAVVESYIGNLQKMGVDASYEKVDPSQYTLRNRERDYDLVFDNYRPFLEAGTGLHQMYGSKEAAFSLFNPAGLASPMVDAIIDASLETTTREDQDAALMALDRALRYERFMIPTWYNPEYWVAYWDMYEHPEELPRYALGVLDFWWYNEEKAAKLKEAGALR, encoded by the coding sequence ATGATCGACACCCGCAGGCGGGCCCAAAGCCGGGCCGACGCGAAGACGAACCCCATCCCCAGGATTGCCGCCCTTGTCACGCTGTCGCTGGCCGCACTTTGGGCGAGCCTTGCACTGGCGCAGGACAAGATCATCAAGAGCCACGGCTATTCCTATTTCGGTGATCTGACCTATCCGGCGGATTACACGCATTTCGACTATGTGAACCCCGACGCCCCCAAGGGGGGCGAGATCGCGCTTTATGCCCCGGGCACGTTTGATTCGATGAACCCCTATTCGCGCAAGGGCCGCGCCGGGCGCTATTCCTGGATGGTCTATGAAAGCCTTCTGGGCGAGATGCCGGCCAGCGGTGGCGGCGTGCCGGCGGATGTCTATGGCGAGGGCTATGGGCTTCTGGCCGAAAGCCTGGAATATGACGAGGGCAAGACCTGGGTCATTTTCAACATGCGCCCCGAAGCAAAGTTTGCCGATGGCACGCCGGTCACCGCGCATGACGTGGTGTTTTCGCATAACCTGTTTTTGGAGCAGGGGCTGAAAAGCTATGCCGAGGCGGTCAAGCGCCGGGTGTTGAGCGCAGAGGCGCTGGACGATCACCGGGTCAAGTTCACCTTCGCGGAAGGCATCTCGCGCCGGTCGCTGATTGATCAGGTGGGCGGCACGCCGGTGTTTCCGAAGAAATGGTATGAGGAAACCGGCGCGCGGCTGGATGAGCCGCGGCTGGATGCGGCGGTGGGCTCGGGGCCCTATCAGGTCTATTCGGTCGATGTGAACCGGCGGATCGTCTATGAGCGCAATCCCGATTACTGGGGCTGGCACCTGCCGATCAACAAGGGTCGGCATAACTTCGATATGATCCGGATCGAGTATTTCGCCGATGACAGCGCGGCGTTCGAGGCGTTCAAGGCGGGCGAATACACGTTCCGCGCCGAGAGCAATTCCAAGCAATGGGCGACGGGCTATGATTTTCCGGCGCTGAAGGACGGATGGGTCGTGAAAAAGGCGCTGCCCGATGGGACGCCGCCGACGCCGACCGGCATCGTTTTCAACCTCGGGCGGGAGACGCTGAAGGATGTGCGCGTGCGCAAGGCGCTGGCGCTCGCCTATAATTTCGAGTGGACCAATGAAAGCCTTCAGTTTGGCCTGTTCAAGCAGCGCCACTCCTTCGTGCAGGACAGCCCGTTGGAGGCCAAGGGGGTGCCGGAGGGGGCAGAGCTGGAGCTGCTGAAATCCCTCGGTGATGTGATCCCGCCGGAGATGCTGAGCGAAGAGGCGGTGATGGCGCACAGCTCCAAGCCCGAGCGGCTGAACGACCGGCGCAATCTGCGAAAGGCGATGAAGCTCTTGGACGAGGCGGGCTGGACCGTGGGCGATGATGGGTTGCGGCGCAATGCGGCGGGGGAGGTGCTGACCATCGACTTCCCGATCATCTCTTCTGGGGCGGCGACGCTGGGCGCGGTGGTGGAGAGCTATATCGGCAATCTGCAGAAGATGGGGGTCGACGCGAGTTATGAGAAGGTCGACCCGTCGCAATACACGCTGCGCAACCGGGAGCGCGATTACGATCTTGTCTTCGACAATTACCGCCCCTTCCTGGAGGCGGGCACGGGGCTGCACCAGATGTACGGCTCCAAGGAGGCGGCGTTCAGCCTGTTCAACCCGGCGGGGCTGGCCAGTCCGATGGTCGATGCGATTATCGACGCCTCGCTGGAAACCACCACGCGGGAGGATCAGGATGCGGCGCTGATGGCGCTGGACCGGGCGCTGCGCTATGAGCGGTTCATGATCCCGACCTGGTACAACCCCGAATACTGGGTGGCCTATTGGGATATGTATGAGCATCCCGAAGAGTTGCCCCGATACGCATTGGGCGTGCTGGATTTCTGGTGGTACAACGAAGAAAAGGCCGCGAAGCTGAAAGAGGCGGGGGCGCTCAGGTGA
- a CDS encoding cytochrome c family protein: MSESLYAMGGGHGKGDDHHQAYVIDTGDDHGGDEAAEEGPDLATLYAAADEASGAKVFGKCKACHKLEKGENATGPYLYGVVGRDVGTADGFAYSGAMQAVAQVWGVEELNAFLENPKGFAPGTKMAFSGLKKAEDRADVILYLDLLDGDRVELASAPAEEAAAEPAAEEAATEEAAAEEPAAEEAASADAAGFAAVVAAADADKGKKVFNKCKACHKLEDGKNGVGPHLYGVVGRAVDSVDGFRYSGSLSAVAETWTADTLNAFLENPKGFAPGTKMAFAGLKKEEDRANVIAYLESVAN; this comes from the coding sequence GTGTCCGAATCGTTGTATGCGATGGGCGGTGGGCATGGCAAAGGCGATGATCACCATCAGGCTTATGTGATTGACACCGGCGACGATCATGGCGGCGACGAGGCGGCTGAAGAAGGCCCCGATCTGGCCACGCTTTATGCAGCGGCGGACGAAGCGTCGGGCGCCAAGGTGTTTGGCAAGTGCAAGGCCTGTCACAAGCTGGAAAAGGGCGAGAATGCCACCGGCCCCTACCTTTATGGTGTGGTCGGGCGTGACGTGGGCACGGCAGACGGCTTTGCCTATTCCGGCGCGATGCAGGCGGTGGCGCAGGTCTGGGGTGTGGAAGAGCTGAATGCCTTCCTGGAAAACCCCAAAGGCTTTGCGCCGGGCACCAAGATGGCCTTCTCGGGTCTGAAGAAGGCTGAGGACCGCGCGGATGTGATTCTGTATCTCGATCTGCTGGACGGCGACCGGGTCGAGCTGGCCTCGGCCCCGGCAGAGGAAGCGGCGGCAGAGCCTGCGGCGGAAGAAGCGGCCACCGAGGAAGCAGCGGCTGAGGAGCCTGCGGCAGAGGAAGCGGCCAGTGCCGATGCGGCGGGCTTTGCCGCCGTGGTCGCGGCTGCGGACGCGGACAAGGGCAAGAAGGTCTTCAACAAGTGCAAGGCCTGCCACAAGCTGGAAGACGGCAAGAACGGCGTCGGCCCGCACCTTTATGGTGTGGTCGGTCGCGCGGTCGACTCGGTGGACGGGTTCCGGTATTCGGGCAGCCTCTCGGCCGTGGCCGAAACCTGGACTGCCGACACGCTGAACGCCTTCCTGGAAAACCCGAAAGGCTTTGCGCCGGGCACCAAGATGGCCTTTGCCGGTCTGAAAAAGGAAGAGGACCGGGCCAACGTGATTGCCTATCTGGAGAGCGTGGCCAACTGA
- a CDS encoding prephenate dehydratase, with the protein MTKRIAFQGELGAYSHQACHETYPEMEALPCRTFEDAMEAVRSGEAELAMLPVENSTFGRVADIHHLLPQSGLHIIGEAFVRVHINLLALPGTALDTVERAMSHTMLLGQCRAFLEANGIHRVTGADTAGSARHVAEQDDPTLAALASELAGEIYGLDVLARHIEDEGNNTTRFLVMSQTPDYTRRGEDGMMTSFVFQVRNIPAALYKAMGGFATNGVNMTKLESYMVGGSFSATQFYADIEGHPEDPAVKRALDELDYFTSDITMLGVYPADPGRH; encoded by the coding sequence ATGACCAAACGCATTGCCTTTCAGGGCGAGCTCGGGGCCTATTCGCACCAGGCCTGCCATGAGACCTATCCCGAGATGGAGGCCCTGCCCTGCCGCACCTTCGAGGATGCGATGGAAGCGGTCCGCTCGGGCGAGGCGGAACTGGCCATGCTGCCGGTCGAAAACTCCACCTTCGGACGCGTCGCCGACATTCACCACCTGCTTCCGCAATCGGGGCTGCATATCATCGGCGAGGCTTTCGTGCGCGTGCATATCAACCTGCTGGCCCTGCCCGGCACCGCGCTGGACACGGTCGAACGCGCCATGAGCCACACCATGCTGCTGGGCCAGTGCCGCGCCTTTCTGGAGGCCAACGGCATCCACCGCGTCACCGGCGCCGACACCGCCGGCTCGGCGCGCCATGTCGCCGAACAGGACGACCCGACGCTGGCTGCTCTCGCCTCGGAACTGGCGGGCGAGATTTACGGGCTTGACGTGCTGGCCCGCCATATCGAGGACGAAGGCAACAACACCACGCGTTTTCTGGTGATGTCGCAAACGCCCGATTACACGCGCCGCGGCGAGGACGGGATGATGACCAGCTTTGTCTTCCAGGTCCGCAACATCCCCGCCGCGCTCTACAAGGCGATGGGCGGGTTCGCCACCAACGGCGTGAACATGACCAAGCTGGAAAGCTACATGGTGGGCGGCTCGTTCAGCGCCACGCAGTTCTATGCCGATATCGAAGGCCACCCCGAGGATCCGGCAGTGAAACGCGCGCTGGACGAACTGGACTACTTCACCTCCGACATCACCATGCTGGGCGTCTATCCCGCCGATCCGGGGCGGCACTGA